gaaaaaaatgaaaaaaaacaaaaaactgcACACAAATTTTTAAAAcggcaaaaaagaaaaaaaagaaatcaaAGATTTGAATTTAACGGTCAAAAGGGGATGTGTTTTCACCGTCTGGGTCTCAACATTGGTTGCCGACGCCGGAATCGACACTACAGCGGTGTCCACCGACGTTGGAAAGTCAGCTCGGTGGTGGACGACGGTGAAGAAACGTTGCAGGCACCGATAGCTCTAATCTTGCGGCGGAAAAAAACTCTGTTTTATCAATAGTTATGAAGGAGGGGATCCTTGTTTTAAGCTTTAGCTTTTTCTCATGGGTTGAAGTTTGTTTTGTCTTGGAGCTTCTAGGTTTCTTGTTAGTTTGTTTTTGAGGTTATCAGCAgatatttttttttcagttttcttcGAGCCTTTTGCTGTTGGTTAGTTAGGCCCATTGCTTTTAGTTTGATATCGAGTGTGTTTTCTCAAATGCTTTCATTCTTAGATAGTTAGATAAAGATTCTTTCCGTTTTTATACAAGTTCAGCATTTTTTTAAAGAATTAAAGTTTTAAGGTTTAAGAGCAAATTTAAGACTAATGATAGCCAATGATAGAAATTAGTTACATATAGAACTCCAAATCATTCAGGAGGACCAAATAACTTGACCTACATATCAATATTACAAATCAAACATGCCAAATATTCAAAAGCTGATACATCACCTACATTCATAGTAATTTAGTAATCCACCTAACAAGAAACAACTACAACACTATCCAAAGCACAATGAAAACTACACGAAGGTAAATAACACTATCTGTAACTTGTAGGTATTTCAGAATATTTGTAGATAACATAAAGCATAGAAAACAGGATAGACACCTACAATTCTCGTCATGCTATAGGTGCAACAATTGAGCTCGAGCCACTATCTCTTGGATGGTCTTTCATCATCGTCACCACCATCATCCCCGTCATCATCATCTGAATCATCGTTTTTGGATCTTTTCCTCTTTGGTGGGGCCTCGACTTTATCATCGTCGTTGTCATCATCATCTTCCTCCTCTTCGTCTGATTCAGCATCCTCATTAGCACCGTTCTCTTCTGGCTCAAAGTCACTAGCATCTTCTTCGTCTTCAGCATTAGCCACAGGTCGAACCAAGTATTCAGTTGGAGCATCCTCCTAGTTACAATTAAGTCAATAACAAGTAACAGCAAACCCCAACCAAACAAAAAGAAActaatctaataatataatataatctaatttaataataaaataaataaatataatatgtgCATATCAGGTACTCCGTATTTTATATTTTCTagggataaaaaaaataaaaacatagaaACAAACAATgaacttttttttttatcaaaaaacaCAACCAAATTATAAGATTATAAGATGATGAATAAAATTAAATTAGAAAGTAGTAGTAAAGATAAGAACTAGAGTATCTATCTATTAAACTAAATAAATTTATTAGCGGTCAAATATGTACACAAAATGAAACAAAAAACTTCGCAAGCCTTCTTCTGACTCCAAACAATAATCAAAATTTTACacaactttttttaaaaaaaagtacaCAAACTACAGCGTATAAAACTATATACCAGAAAAGTACAGTAAAACAAGATTAATTTcgtaagctaaaaatataaatttagagaACAAATACGTAAACCGGATCTGTAAATACATAAAAACACTAGAGTTTATCAGATCTGGAATATACAAATATCAGAGTATTTCTGTGCagtcaaaaatataaatataaagaaaaaataatataaataataataataagtacaaatTAAATTGCGCATATGAATTGTGAACTAAAAAAAACACATATAAAATCAATTAATTCTAGTCATGTTGACAGGTTTAGTAAAAAGAAGACTGAATTCACAGAAACTACACCTTTCTACTAAGGTTAATATATTAACTgaaatataaaaatagaaaaatcaacAAGCTTAACGAATTCTACAcggttaaaattaaaataaattcgATAATTATACCTCATCGTCTTCAGCTTCATCCTCGtcatcgtcgtcgtcgtcgtcatcACTATCATCACCGTCATCGTTACCGTCGTCATCTTCATCCCCTTCCTCCTCTTCAtcgtcatcttcttcatcatctaccgACTGTACCGGTGGAGCGCCGCCTGACGCCGGAAAAACCTCTtgtacatcatcatcatcctcttcatcttcttcctcctcGTCGGCGTCTTCATCGTCACCGTCATCTTCTTCAACTTCAATTTCACTATCGATTTCTACAAGTTCTTTCTCAATTTTGAATTCCGTTTCTTCATCAACCAACAGCATCATGTTTAATTAGAATATGAtaataatttaattttaaaaaatgaAATTAAAATTTGAGTGAAGGTGAGGAGAGAAAGGAGAAAGGGTGAAGAATAGAGGCGGTTTTTCGTTCTTCAGAGTAGCTACACCGAAGATTTGATCTTGTCCGTTGAATTGGTACTTGACATGGATAGATGACATGGAGGTCGATCGAATGGTTGTAATGATATGACGCGGTTTACCTTGTGTTTTCGTAGACCATACGTACAACGCGCATCTAGAATTATTTTTGGATCACGTGCTCCGGGCGTGATTTagcaaataaaaataaaataaaaataatttgttttcttcataaataaaaatgaaaagttaaaACAAATACTGCTATTAAAATAATTTGAACtacaattaaaagtgaaattaaaattATTCAAAGTTAAGTATCATCAATAGCTTCTCGGTCCATTGGCTTGGAAACGACATGCTTATTAGATAATTTGTCTTATTTACTTCGGGTAATAGTACAGGTAGACAGCATTGTTGTATTTACTccaggacgaagtttttattaacggagaggtactgtaacaaccctcactttttgacttctaaattactgaattaaccctagggttatatgtctgactatatgtattaagagttgttatatacaattaaatattaaccgaatagtaatttttagtcaacaatgtacgcttaaataaaaaatatattattaatttatataatttgacataatttaactaagtatataaactttgtatcacttttattatttagttaatgtattatatatttaactatataataaatttaattatatataaatgtaataatatttacaaacttactaaaactatagtttaataattaaaatcataattattattaaaaatacaaaataccgaattatttattatttttatgcaaaatttgtatttattaattaaaaaaaatattgacaaatattcttgaaaaagcactaaatcaatttgtttatttatataaaaaaaatccttaaaataaatgaatttaaaaaaaataaataaataaataaataaaatactttttaattaaaaattataatggaaaaactacttttattattttattttgtgcattatcccatgacctaacatttaatacttttgaattttaaaatcccattaaaaattaaaatatttctttttcttttaattattttattcattttacctaattttttcaagtataaatacccctcatttctcattcaaactcacaccaaaatttctctcattctctctttgaagaattactactagtaagtattcttttcttactttttactttttactttttgctTTTTACTtcgatttatattttatttttttaccaaaacatgtaaataatgttataaattatatgcaattaaaaataagataaataacatgttataattagtaatatatgttactaaaaattataaaagtatttttatgagttaatatataggaattataattaaaatcgaattaatgaatatatatgtatatacgcacctaacgtgaaggttataattaaagatagcgtacaaagactacaaacatcaccgctacttgtggcatgatccttgttaccattatgagacgcttgtggatctcgaatgccaagacttagattctggtcaagagatcctgggccactcggtaacaatagatcattcgagtgacttgcatgttagcaacgaagtttgggcgagattgtacaacatctttgttaagtgtaacaaccctcacttttcgacttctaaattactgaattaaccctaggattatatgtctgactatatgtattaagggttgttatatacaattaaatattgaccgaatagtaatttttagtcaacaatgtacgcttaaataaaaaatatattattaatttatataatttgacataatttaactaagtatataaactttgtatcacttttattatttagttaatgtattatatatttaactatataataaatccaattatatataaatgtaataatatttacaaacttactaaagctatagtttaataattaaaatcataattattattaaaaatacaaaataccgaattatttattatttttatgcaaaatttgtgtttattaattaaataaaaaaaatttaaaaaaataaaaaaataaaatattattgacaaatattcttagaaaaacattaaataaatttatttatttacataaaaaaatccttaaaataaataaaaaaaataaataaataaataaattactttttaattaaaaattgtaatgaaaaaactacttttattattttattttatgcattatcccatgacctaacatttaatactttttaattttaaaatctcattaagaattaaatatttctttttcttttaattattttattttttttacctaattttttcaagtataaatacctctttctcattcaaactcacactaaaatttctctcattctctctttgaagaattactactagtaagtattcttttcttactttttatttttttactttttactttttacttttttactttttactttttacttcagttattatttttaccaaaatatgtaaataatgttataaattatatgcaattaaaaataaaataaataacatgtatacactattactattactagcacctataacctactacttatattgtaacataaaaacattttgggatatgtattagagatgtatagatcttcgaactttcttgacgaatggtttctatgagattctaggcagagggtttggatttccgatttaaaaggtcctatggctcaagcccctagatctaaattagccattcgaagggaaaggggtgattggaagcttatctaatacggcaagtatcctaaaatggaaaacattgataaaagtagaaactctctagtcatagaaacttagtaaaataagaaactttctaaaaatgaaaactttataaaaatagtaacttactaggaatagaaacttagtaaaataaactatacttaaacacatacttaaacttaaacatggacaaaacacttaactactcttaaatgtcaataggttgactttcctgctcactcgttcaactctttattccgaggaataacactctctctacttactaaggtgaattcatagcccctctttaattgctagcaaacttacttacttttacttggggtgagacacatgctgtttttactttttacactttagacacaagtaccaaactgttaaactatgctatacccggctatgtccgactaagtccctactgtgatatttttaattgatgcggaatgcttaattattgggggtaggcctatcgggagtaacgtccccgatacatttgaccaagtcattgtattacttaataatgaaattaaaccgacaaggacagacacaacttgtcatggggcaaacttgaacgtttagtctaaatatcacgcattggcataactttttgatcctacgggagatcaactttacaaactaaatcttgtggtataaaacaaccacaaactttttgttaaacctatgaacttcactcatcctttttttggttgacactttagcatgttttgtctcaggtgctgtttgattcaagctcttatacttactgcttatgtgatgctacttggacataggatcaagagatatcgcatttattacttctgcatgtgaacatttacgatattgttattcctgtcattgtaacgacatttcattttccgctgcgtactcattaaagttaaattcgtcatttagtattgttctcgtttattataatatgttggtatgttttgatattagtgacgttccttccagaccctattgggaggacgttacagattggtatcagagcaaaccaggttgttatagagaaccaggattgcatctttatgtgtgccttacttgctagctagggtgccttagcaatctaggaaactataacctttcctgccttagacttaaagcacttagaattgccttataatcttaacaaccttgctttgataatcttggcttaaaatgctaatcaaagtctctttcctaaagtTAGGATGAAAAGCTCAAGCATTAATAAACCAACTCTCTTCAAGCCaaccgaagaagatactaaaggATCTACCACTGAAAAATctatccaaagtccaccttatggctttggtggtcctcgttcaccaaactatagtccagatACTCTACCTGCTTCTCCGGAATTTCACCcaactcaaggatctgaaagcgaaggagaaagccctgctgattctgctgactctggttcttttcactcattggtacataaaccgatgagtactcctgaattggatgctcttcaaaacctccctaactacgacagtgacttctcaaattacgaacatgaagaagagcctattgaagaatcgtctgaaaactcaactctaaagagaaagcaacccgaacccgctaccagtccattattttgtaataacatggagcacgtaagggtaaagtctgatatcctcaaccttcagagtagttgtgagaagaataaggagtttagtagacgtcatgttgctcggatagaagtgcgtctaaacaacctagaaaaggaaaacaaaatcctaaaggaaatcatcaaagagtctctttcggctcagaatgataataagaagcctgcagataacacaaggtcgaattataagggttcctatcctttctgtattcgttgtgagaggcatcacccggggaagtgtactgttGTTTGCGCAtcatgtaagaaagtgggacacgttgctaagacgtgtaaaactcctccaaaggataaggctattgttccaggcaaagctcctccaacatgctatacttgtggggagaagggacacattagtccaaattgtcctaagaaaaaggataatcccgctactggagctaatactactgctgcgaagggtcatgcgtttgttattactactgctgaagctcgagatgaggatgaggtcatcactggtacgtatcttgtcaataattattatgcaactattttattcgatactggtgccgatagaagttacgtgtctagtgatttttgtaccctatttgctgaaaagcctcaacccttaaaagattagtagaagtagccaatggaaaggtcatgcaagtcgataaaatctataaaaactgcaacctaatcttagccgataaagaatttaagataggccttttgccggtcgaactcggaagttttgacgtcgtagttggtatggattggttacgtccattacatgctgctatcatgtgttacgataaaactgttaatgttccattggggaatggagatactctcatcatccaaggtgaaaagagtggttccaatctcaatatcatctcctatattaaaacccgcaaataccttatgaaaggttatccagccattctagcccacgttaagctgatcgaatcgaaagagaagcgtattgaagatgtaccagtggttagagactatcccgatgtgtttctcgaagatcttcctggtcttccacctcctcgacaagttgaatttcaaattgatttagctcccggtgctgctcctattgctaaagcaccataccgtttagcaccttccgaaatgaaggaactttccaaccagctccaagaactattggataaaggtttcattcttccaagctcgtccccatggggagctcctattctatttattaaaaagaaggatggtacgttaaggatgtgcattgattaccgcgaacttaacaagcttactatcaagaaccgttatccgttgccacgtattgatgatctattcgaccaacttcaagggtcaagtgtttattcaaagattgatttgaggtccggatatcaccaacttagagtcaaggaatctgatattcctaagactgcttttcgcactcgttatgagcactatgaattctgtgtcatgccttttggtttgaccaatgctcctgccattttcatggatctcatgaaccgtgtctgcaaaccttatctcgataaatttgtcattgttttcattgatgacattttgatctactccaagagtgagaaggaacatgagcaacatctgcgcgtgattcttgaactcttacgaaaggaacaactctacgctaagttttctaagtgcgagttttggttcaaaaccgtacaattcctcggacacgttgttgatagtaatggaatacatgtcgatccagctaagattaccgctatccagaactgggagataccaaagattgcgaagcatattcgctaatttttgggacttgccggttattatcggagattcataaaggatttttcccttcttgccaaacctcttacgaagctaactcaaaaagggaagaagtttgagtggtccgaagaacaggaatcagctttcaagattctgaaagagaagttgaccacagccccgattctatctttacctgaaggtactgaagattttgttgtttactgcgatgcctcaaagcaaggctttggttgtgttttaatgcaacgtgaaaaggttattgcctacgcatctagacagttaaagaaacacgaggagaactataccacacacgaccttgagttaggtgccgtagtatttgcattaaagatatggagacattatctatatggtacccagtttacggtgtacactgaccataaaagtcttcgacacatcttcgatcaaaaacagctgaatatgaggcaaagccgatggctcgagttattgaacgattatgactgtaagatggaatatcatcctggcaaggcaaacgtagttgccgatgccctcagtcgaaaagacgacgttaaacgtgttcgtgccttaaacctgaaaatcaaatcaaatcttatatcacgaatctgcgaagctcaactggaagctattaaaccaacacttatcgaaggtgaaggacctatcggtttcgagaaccaactccaagtgaaagctaatggtacacggtactttggcaacagaatttgggttcctcgcttcggtaatctccgtgaactagtcttggtgaagcgcataagactaggtattctattcatccgggttccagtaagatgtaccacgatgtgaaagaATTCTTCTGGTGGCcaaatatgaaagccgacattgctacttatgttagtaagtgtctcatttgtttgaaagtcaaggctgaacatcaaaagccttctggtctgttgacacaacccgatattccgcagtggaagtgggaatgtatcgctacggactatattactaaattgcccaagacttctagtggcaatgatactatatgggtcatagtagatcgtcttactaaatctgctcatttcttaccggtcaaggagaccgacaagatggagagattttcaccgctgtatatcaaagaaattgtctctcgtcatggtgttcctatatcaataatatccgatcgcgacagtagattcacttccagattctggaaatccttacaaactgc
The window above is part of the Rutidosis leptorrhynchoides isolate AG116_Rl617_1_P2 chromosome 1, CSIRO_AGI_Rlap_v1, whole genome shotgun sequence genome. Proteins encoded here:
- the LOC139863798 gene encoding uncharacterized protein; this translates as MMLLVDEETEFKIEKELVEIDSEIEVEEDDGDDEDADEEEEDEEDDDDVQEVFPASGGAPPVQSVDDEEDDDEEEEGDEDDDGNDDGDDSDDDDDDDDEDEAEDDEEDAPTEYLVRPVANAEDEEDASDFEPEENGANEDAESDEEEEDDDDNDDDKVEAPPKRKRSKNDDSDDDDGDDGGDDDERPSKR